From one Streptomyces sp. NBC_01478 genomic stretch:
- a CDS encoding STAS domain-containing protein, giving the protein MGIQETNTPSGQRRNHPVPGKLLVPGRHARSYLLRGVTVVELHGIIDLSSIPEIQAHTDAATIRSGVRVVVDLRPVEFLDCSTLGLLCRTQRRALERDGRLAVVCVRPWHLRILKAAGLLTLFEPVATLEDALEDGQ; this is encoded by the coding sequence ATGGGCATCCAGGAGACGAATACGCCTTCGGGGCAGCGCCGGAATCACCCGGTTCCGGGGAAGCTGCTGGTGCCGGGCCGGCACGCGCGCAGTTACCTTCTCCGCGGTGTCACCGTGGTCGAGCTCCACGGAATTATCGACTTGAGCAGCATCCCTGAGATTCAGGCGCATACCGATGCCGCGACCATCCGGTCGGGTGTCCGTGTGGTCGTGGACCTGCGGCCGGTGGAATTCCTCGACTGCTCCACGCTCGGTCTGCTCTGCCGGACCCAACGCCGGGCCCTAGAACGCGACGGCCGCCTGGCAGTGGTCTGTGTCCGGCCCTGGCACCTGCGGATCCTCAAGGCCGCCGGGCTCCTCACCCTCTTCGAGCCCGTCGCCACTCTGGAAGACGCACTGGAGGATGGACAGTGA
- a CDS encoding ABC transporter permease, producing MSFRTDTKTPEPSPTATRTPLVARLPGRLSQFSWVDAAVAAAVLVTLYVVLRVGHGTTVAFSTHQNVHVDTDPARLPYDAARSLLRMFVALALSVVFTFVYAYAAAKSRRLERILIPALDILQSVPVLGFLTVAVTGFIALFPGSMLGLEFASIFAIFTSQAWNMTFGFYYSLTSLPRELDELSRSFGFTRWMRFWKVEVPAGMIGLVWNGMMSFGGGWFFLVASEAISVNNQQYALPGVGSYAGAAITDGDLGKVGWAILTMAVMVIGVNFLFWRPLTAWAEKFKNEQSEASEVQRSVVLDFLRRSHWPQLLGRVLRPVGRGLSAAGRVLGRDDRPLAVDHSRQRTGDVVFAVIAGGLILWGLADLGNYLYDRTGLGVFGEPLLLGLATLARVLVLVALATVIWVPIGVKIGFSPRLTRIAQPVVQVLASFPANFLFPLAVWFFLRTGLSINVGGTLLMALGAQWYILFNSIAGAMAIPSDLREAMDDLGVTGWQRWKRLIIPGIFPSYVTGGITASGGAWNASIVSEVVTFGGTTLTATGLGAYIAKATESGDYPHLIAGVAVMSVYVVALNRLLWRRLYRLAEARYSL from the coding sequence ATGTCGTTCCGTACGGACACCAAAACCCCTGAGCCGTCGCCGACGGCGACGCGCACGCCCCTGGTCGCGCGGCTGCCGGGGCGTCTGTCGCAGTTCTCCTGGGTGGACGCGGCGGTCGCCGCAGCCGTGCTGGTGACCTTGTATGTCGTGCTGCGCGTGGGCCACGGCACCACCGTTGCCTTCAGTACCCATCAGAACGTCCACGTCGACACCGATCCGGCCCGGCTCCCCTATGACGCGGCGCGCTCGCTGCTGCGTATGTTCGTCGCGCTGGCCCTGTCGGTCGTGTTCACGTTCGTCTACGCCTATGCCGCGGCGAAGAGCAGGCGGTTGGAGCGGATCCTGATCCCGGCGCTGGACATCCTCCAGTCCGTCCCCGTGCTCGGCTTCCTCACCGTGGCGGTGACCGGGTTCATCGCCCTCTTCCCCGGCTCGATGCTGGGTCTGGAGTTCGCGTCGATCTTCGCGATCTTCACCTCGCAGGCGTGGAACATGACGTTCGGCTTCTACTACTCCCTCACCTCCCTCCCGCGTGAACTCGACGAGCTGTCACGGTCGTTCGGCTTCACGCGGTGGATGCGGTTCTGGAAGGTGGAGGTGCCGGCCGGGATGATCGGCCTGGTCTGGAACGGCATGATGAGCTTCGGCGGCGGCTGGTTCTTCCTGGTCGCCTCGGAGGCCATCAGCGTCAACAACCAGCAGTACGCCCTGCCCGGCGTCGGCTCCTACGCGGGCGCCGCCATCACCGACGGCGACCTGGGCAAGGTCGGCTGGGCCATCCTCACCATGGCGGTCATGGTCATCGGCGTGAACTTCCTGTTCTGGCGTCCGCTGACGGCCTGGGCGGAGAAGTTCAAGAACGAGCAGTCCGAGGCGAGCGAGGTACAGCGCTCCGTCGTCCTCGACTTCCTGCGCCGCTCGCACTGGCCGCAACTCCTCGGGCGGGTACTGCGCCCGGTCGGCCGTGGGCTGAGCGCGGCGGGCCGGGTCCTGGGCCGCGACGACCGGCCGCTCGCCGTGGACCACAGCCGGCAACGCACTGGCGACGTCGTCTTCGCCGTCATCGCGGGCGGCCTGATCCTGTGGGGCCTGGCCGATCTCGGCAACTATCTCTACGACCGCACCGGCCTCGGCGTGTTCGGCGAACCGCTGCTGCTCGGACTGGCCACGCTGGCAAGGGTGTTGGTGCTGGTCGCGCTGGCCACGGTGATCTGGGTGCCGATCGGCGTGAAGATCGGCTTCTCGCCCCGGCTGACCCGCATCGCCCAGCCGGTGGTCCAGGTGCTGGCGTCCTTCCCCGCCAACTTCCTCTTCCCCCTTGCCGTGTGGTTCTTCCTGCGGACCGGCCTGTCCATCAACGTCGGCGGCACGCTGCTGATGGCGCTCGGCGCCCAGTGGTACATCCTGTTCAACTCCATCGCCGGCGCCATGGCCATCCCCTCCGACCTGCGCGAGGCCATGGACGACCTGGGCGTGACCGGCTGGCAGCGCTGGAAGCGGCTGATCATCCCGGGAATCTTCCCCTCTTATGTCACCGGCGGGATCACCGCCTCCGGCGGCGCCTGGAACGCCTCGATCGTCTCCGAGGTCGTCACCTTCGGCGGTACGACGCTGACGGCCACCGGCCTGGGCGCGTACATCGCGAAGGCCACCGAGAGCGGCGACTACCCGCACCTGATCGCCGGGGTCGCCGTGATGAGTGTCTACGTCGTCGCCCTGAACCGGCTGCTGTGGCGCCGCCTGTACCGGCTGGCCGAAGCGCGCTACTCCCTCTGA
- a CDS encoding MgtC/SapB family protein produces the protein MNTLHFATGLGAGLSSGALIGIERQWRQRMAGLRTHTLVATGSALFVLLSSSFGTGDPSRVAAQVVSGIGFLGAGVIMRDGVNVSGINTAATLWCSAAVGSLAGAGLPGYALAGAAAIVAVNTAVRGLAQRLDRQPGSGEEVPTPYCVEAVVSACDEAHVRTLLVQALLEAGSASRLHAVASTSDGDDGQVLIRAEITSAGADSTPVESAVARISMEPAVVSALWRQTVV, from the coding sequence ATGAACACGTTGCACTTCGCCACCGGCCTTGGCGCCGGGTTGTCCTCAGGCGCGCTCATCGGCATCGAGCGGCAGTGGCGCCAGCGGATGGCCGGTCTGCGCACTCACACGCTCGTCGCGACCGGCTCGGCGCTCTTCGTTCTGCTGTCCAGCTCCTTCGGTACCGGCGACCCCAGCCGGGTGGCCGCCCAGGTGGTCTCCGGCATTGGCTTCCTCGGCGCGGGTGTCATCATGCGCGACGGAGTGAACGTCTCCGGCATCAACACCGCGGCCACGCTGTGGTGTTCGGCCGCCGTGGGTTCGCTCGCCGGGGCCGGACTGCCCGGTTACGCACTCGCCGGGGCGGCCGCGATCGTCGCTGTGAACACCGCCGTACGCGGGCTGGCCCAGCGCTTGGACCGCCAGCCTGGCTCAGGCGAAGAGGTGCCGACGCCGTACTGCGTGGAGGCCGTGGTGTCGGCCTGCGACGAGGCCCACGTCCGCACCCTGCTCGTGCAGGCTCTGCTGGAGGCCGGTTCCGCCAGCCGCCTGCACGCGGTCGCCTCCACCAGTGACGGGGACGACGGCCAGGTCCTGATACGTGCCGAGATCACCTCCGCCGGCGCCGACAGCACGCCGGTGGAGAGCGCGGTCGCCCGCATCAGTATGGAACCGGCCGTCGTCTCCGCCCTGTGGCGGCAAACGGTCGTATGA
- a CDS encoding ArsR/SmtB family transcription factor produces the protein MLTVASEIEVLARFGRALADPIRCRILLALRTAPAYPADLAEALGVSRTRLSNHLACLRDCGLVVTVPDGRRTRYELADDRLGHALDDLRTAVVAVETDRTCVEADEKGCC, from the coding sequence GTGCTGACAGTTGCCTCCGAGATCGAAGTCCTGGCCCGGTTCGGGCGGGCCCTCGCCGACCCGATCCGCTGCCGCATCCTGCTCGCCCTGCGCACGGCCCCTGCCTACCCCGCCGACCTCGCCGAAGCGCTTGGCGTCTCCCGCACCCGGCTGTCCAACCACCTCGCCTGCCTGCGCGACTGCGGCCTGGTTGTCACCGTGCCCGACGGCCGCCGCACCCGCTACGAGCTCGCCGACGATCGCCTCGGTCACGCGCTCGACGACCTGCGCACCGCTGTGGTCGCCGTCGAGACCGACCGCACGTGCGTCGAGGCCGACGAAAAGGGATGCTGCTGA
- a CDS encoding transposase produces the protein MLRYAAAARWQDTFRENRPRPSRLDPYKPYLERRFAAGCTSVTQLHSELLAEDAPVTYAMVRAHIANLRTAPPGTPPPPPTVRQVIGWLTRHPTALSEEDRADLKDVLARCRELDTAAGHVRDFGEILTGRLGGRLPAWIDAVAVSQLPGLTGFALHMLRDLGAVTAGLTLEWSSGSTEGAVNRIKKIKRQLYGRAGFELLRKMILLQ, from the coding sequence GTGCTCCGGTACGCGGCCGCCGCACGCTGGCAGGACACCTTCCGCGAGAACAGGCCCCGGCCCAGCAGGCTGGATCCCTACAAGCCCTACTTGGAGCGACGGTTCGCCGCGGGATGCACAAGCGTCACCCAGCTGCACAGCGAACTGCTTGCCGAGGACGCCCCCGTCACCTACGCCATGGTCCGCGCCCACATCGCCAACCTGCGCACCGCCCCGCCAGGCACACCACCCCCGCCACCGACGGTGCGGCAGGTGATTGGCTGGCTCACCCGCCACCCCACGGCCCTGAGCGAGGAGGACCGCGCAGATTTGAAGGACGTCCTGGCGCGCTGTCGCGAACTGGACACGGCAGCCGGGCATGTCCGCGACTTCGGCGAGATACTCACCGGCCGCCTCGGCGGCAGACTCCCTGCCTGGATCGACGCCGTCGCCGTCAGTCAACTGCCCGGCCTCACCGGCTTCGCGCTCCACATGCTCCGAGACCTCGGCGCCGTAACCGCTGGGCTCACCCTGGAGTGGAGTTCCGGCAGCACCGAGGGCGCCGTCAACCGCATCAAGAAGATCAAGAGGCAGCTCTACGGACGAGCCGGATTCGAACTACTCCGCAAGATGATCCTGCTTCAGTAA
- a CDS encoding DUF6192 family protein, with amino-acid sequence MTTATIGHITRERYEQIIASDRELVRQMQRIQFTIGDHALEIEPMQPLGGAHPAPGEDLFSVEASLQTYADDLGLALSTVRNCRFTAHRWPEERRCRGVSHKVHRILASIGDDTERFEAIGATPLDEPSRIRRWSWIMRARRHCRDYECLPEMSESLIT; translated from the coding sequence ATGACCACCGCGACGATCGGCCACATAACCCGCGAGCGCTACGAGCAGATCATTGCCAGCGACCGGGAACTGGTCAGGCAGATGCAGCGCATCCAGTTCACCATCGGGGACCACGCGCTGGAGATCGAGCCGATGCAGCCGCTCGGCGGCGCCCATCCGGCCCCGGGTGAGGACCTGTTCAGCGTAGAAGCCTCCTTGCAGACCTACGCCGACGATCTCGGTCTGGCACTGAGTACGGTCCGCAACTGCCGGTTCACCGCCCACCGCTGGCCCGAGGAGCGGCGCTGTCGGGGCGTCTCCCACAAGGTCCACCGCATCCTCGCGTCCATCGGGGACGACACCGAGCGCTTCGAGGCGATCGGCGCTACTCCGCTGGACGAGCCCTCCCGGATCCGGCGCTGGTCGTGGATCATGAGGGCCCGCCGTCACTGCCGGGATTACGAATGCCTCCCCGAGATGAGCGAATCCTTGATCACCTGA
- a CDS encoding magnesium and cobalt transport protein CorA, whose amino-acid sequence MTAESTSRQPVPVVDCALYEYGRRRPGHLPLDEALNVARTTPGGFVWIGLHAPDADQLQVVARAFGLHPLAVEDALEAHQRPKLERYDDTLFLVLRTAVYLEHDVLTPTTDIVGTGEIMAFAGRDFIVVVRHDPAQHLGPVRRRLEGDPERLAHGPVAVLHAIADAVVDQYLDVVTALETDAEQVENDAFSPDVGHDVGRVYQLKRELLELRRTVAPLAQPLRDLAERRVPGVDREMAAYFRDVADHLAQAAERVGVLTELVDNALSMALAQTGVQQNHDMRRISAAAALIAVPVAVAGVYGMNFDHMPELRQHFGYPAMLISTAVLVTVVYLVFRRKHWL is encoded by the coding sequence ATGACGGCCGAGAGCACTTCGCGACAGCCCGTCCCCGTCGTCGACTGCGCCCTGTACGAGTACGGCCGCCGCCGACCAGGGCACCTGCCGCTCGACGAGGCGCTGAACGTCGCCCGCACCACTCCCGGCGGGTTCGTCTGGATCGGTCTGCACGCGCCGGACGCCGACCAACTCCAGGTGGTGGCACGCGCCTTCGGCCTGCACCCCCTCGCCGTCGAGGACGCCCTGGAAGCCCACCAGCGCCCCAAACTGGAGCGCTACGACGACACCCTCTTCCTCGTCCTGCGCACCGCCGTCTACCTCGAACACGACGTACTGACCCCCACCACCGACATCGTCGGCACCGGCGAGATCATGGCCTTCGCCGGCCGCGACTTCATCGTCGTCGTCCGCCATGACCCCGCCCAGCACCTCGGGCCTGTGCGCCGCCGCCTGGAGGGCGACCCCGAGCGCCTCGCCCACGGACCCGTCGCCGTCCTGCACGCGATCGCGGACGCGGTCGTCGACCAGTACCTCGATGTCGTCACCGCCCTGGAGACCGATGCCGAGCAGGTCGAGAACGACGCCTTCTCCCCGGACGTCGGACACGACGTCGGCCGCGTCTACCAGCTCAAACGCGAACTCCTCGAACTCCGGCGCACCGTCGCCCCGCTGGCCCAGCCGCTGCGCGACCTGGCCGAACGCCGCGTCCCCGGAGTGGACCGGGAAATGGCCGCCTATTTCCGCGACGTCGCCGACCACCTCGCCCAGGCCGCCGAACGTGTCGGCGTCCTGACCGAACTCGTCGACAACGCCCTGTCCATGGCCCTCGCCCAGACCGGCGTCCAGCAGAACCACGACATGCGCCGCATCAGTGCCGCCGCCGCGCTCATCGCCGTACCGGTCGCTGTGGCCGGTGTGTACGGCATGAACTTCGACCACATGCCGGAACTGCGCCAGCACTTCGGCTACCCGGCGATGCTGATCTCCACCGCGGTCCTCGTCACCGTTGTCTACCTGGTCTTCCGCCGTAAGCACTGGCTCTGA
- a CDS encoding SAV_915 family protein, which produces MKELVYGEDPEPWDRFPAGLLFVPVRPGLSRCAARFFRTPLGDRTAVGFTSLRRLTATLGPDQAWICLAAPALRALTAPLGVIIVTVDPQFTAPAPTPVGSAVPESASTAPSLRVS; this is translated from the coding sequence ATGAAAGAACTCGTCTACGGCGAAGACCCCGAGCCCTGGGATCGGTTCCCGGCCGGGCTCCTGTTCGTCCCGGTCCGGCCGGGCCTCTCACGATGCGCGGCCCGCTTCTTCCGCACCCCCCTCGGCGACCGCACGGCCGTCGGCTTCACCTCCCTGCGGAGGCTGACCGCGACGCTAGGTCCCGACCAGGCGTGGATCTGCCTCGCCGCGCCCGCGCTGCGCGCCCTCACCGCACCGCTCGGCGTCATCATCGTCACGGTCGACCCCCAGTTCACCGCCCCGGCGCCTACACCGGTCGGGTCAGCCGTCCCCGAATCGGCCTCGACTGCCCCGAGCCTGCGAGTCAGTTGA
- a CDS encoding magnesium and cobalt transport protein CorA, with protein MSMVGNLRKVADLARRSRRRVDLSHPARSPLGSTVVNCVVYRDGIRRPGTDTVEEAVRQARKHRGGFVWLGLHEPGEEEFAGVAELFGLHPLAVEDAVQAHQRPKIEQYDDVLFAVFKTVTYVEHAELTATSEVVNTGEIMVFTGPDFVVTVRHGRHGSLGPLREDLEADPQQLAKGPSAVLHAIADHVVDDYVTVADAVQNDIDQVETDVFSPDSARNADAGRIYQLKRELLELKRAVVPLARPLDRLATEPRSCIDKEIQAYFRDVADHLTRVTEQITAFDALLDSILQAHLAQVAIAQNDDARKITAWAAIIAVPTMVCGVYGMNFDHMPELRWRFGYPLVLGVIATACLLLHRGFKRNGWL; from the coding sequence ATGTCGATGGTCGGCAACCTGCGCAAAGTCGCGGACCTGGCGCGACGGAGCCGACGCCGGGTGGACCTCAGCCACCCGGCCCGCTCACCGCTCGGCTCGACGGTGGTCAACTGCGTCGTCTACCGCGACGGCATCCGCCGGCCCGGCACGGACACCGTGGAGGAGGCCGTCCGGCAAGCCCGCAAGCACCGCGGCGGCTTCGTGTGGCTGGGCCTGCACGAACCCGGCGAGGAGGAGTTCGCCGGGGTCGCCGAGTTGTTCGGCCTGCACCCGCTCGCCGTCGAGGACGCCGTCCAGGCCCACCAGCGACCCAAGATCGAGCAGTACGACGACGTCCTGTTCGCCGTCTTCAAGACCGTGACGTACGTCGAGCACGCCGAACTGACCGCGACCAGCGAAGTGGTGAACACCGGCGAGATCATGGTCTTCACCGGCCCCGACTTCGTCGTCACCGTCCGCCACGGCCGCCACGGCTCCCTCGGCCCGCTGCGGGAGGACCTGGAGGCGGACCCGCAACAGCTGGCCAAGGGACCCTCCGCCGTCCTGCACGCGATCGCCGACCATGTCGTCGACGACTACGTCACGGTCGCCGACGCCGTCCAGAACGACATCGACCAGGTCGAGACCGACGTCTTCTCCCCGGACAGTGCCCGAAACGCCGACGCCGGCCGCATCTACCAGCTCAAGCGCGAACTCCTGGAGCTGAAGCGGGCCGTGGTGCCCCTCGCCCGCCCTCTCGACCGGCTCGCCACCGAGCCCAGGAGCTGCATCGACAAGGAGATACAGGCGTACTTCCGGGACGTCGCCGACCATCTCACCCGTGTCACCGAACAGATCACCGCCTTCGACGCCCTCCTCGACTCCATCCTCCAGGCCCACCTCGCGCAGGTCGCCATCGCCCAGAACGACGACGCCCGCAAGATCACCGCCTGGGCGGCGATCATCGCCGTCCCCACCATGGTGTGCGGCGTCTACGGCATGAACTTCGACCACATGCCCGAACTGCGCTGGCGCTTCGGCTACCCCCTCGTCCTCGGCGTCATCGCCACCGCCTGCCTCCTCCTTCACCGAGGCTTCAAACGCAACGGCTGGCTGTAG
- a CDS encoding ABC transporter ATP-binding protein: protein MVLNILRNLRADRAARAGLAHLTAERSRPADGELLLETVGLTKSYAGADGELPVLSGIDLQVRAGEVVALLGKSGSGKSTLLRCMAGLLPVSSGTVTYKNTPLTGANPGTAMVFQTFALLPWLTVQQNVELGLEAKGVPAAERADAARHAIDLIGLDGFESAYPKELSGGMRQRVGFARALVVEPDVLMMDEPFSALDVLTAENLRGELMELWESGQFPTRAIVLVTHNIEEAVLMADRIVVLGARPYGTIREVFEVGLDRPRDRNSAAFEDLIDRVYRTMTGRHKEGRTPGRAEPIELEKRTAANTPLPTASVDGLSGLAEMIAHSGGRADLADLADDLGLEIDDILPLVDALDLLGFAAVHGDDLLLTDTGSEFAGADVQKSKSIFAQAAVNAPLVRLITSSLRQNPDGTLRAGFFRDVLAHHFTSEQVTRQLETATDWGRYAELYSYDAEPQEYRLDENDTARAVRRG, encoded by the coding sequence ATGGTGCTGAACATCCTGCGCAACCTCCGCGCCGACCGGGCCGCCCGGGCCGGCCTCGCCCACCTCACCGCCGAGCGGTCCCGCCCTGCCGACGGCGAACTGCTCCTGGAGACAGTCGGGTTGACCAAGTCCTACGCCGGGGCCGACGGCGAACTGCCCGTCCTGTCCGGCATCGACCTCCAGGTCCGCGCCGGTGAAGTCGTCGCCCTGCTCGGCAAGTCGGGCTCGGGCAAGTCGACGCTGCTGCGCTGCATGGCCGGTCTGCTGCCGGTCAGCTCCGGCACCGTCACCTACAAGAACACCCCGCTCACCGGCGCCAACCCCGGTACGGCCATGGTGTTCCAGACCTTCGCCCTGCTGCCCTGGCTGACCGTGCAGCAGAACGTCGAACTGGGCTTGGAGGCCAAGGGAGTTCCGGCCGCCGAGCGGGCGGACGCGGCCCGGCACGCCATCGACCTGATCGGCCTGGACGGCTTCGAGTCGGCGTACCCGAAGGAGCTTTCCGGCGGAATGCGCCAACGCGTCGGATTCGCAAGGGCGTTGGTCGTCGAACCGGACGTACTGATGATGGACGAGCCGTTCTCCGCCCTCGACGTCCTGACCGCCGAGAACCTGCGCGGCGAGCTGATGGAGCTGTGGGAGTCGGGCCAGTTCCCGACCCGGGCGATCGTGTTGGTCACCCACAACATCGAGGAGGCCGTACTGATGGCCGACCGGATCGTCGTCCTCGGCGCCCGGCCCTACGGCACGATCCGCGAGGTCTTCGAGGTCGGCCTGGACCGGCCCCGCGACCGCAACTCGGCGGCCTTCGAGGACCTGATCGACCGCGTCTACCGCACCATGACCGGACGGCACAAGGAGGGCCGCACCCCTGGTCGGGCAGAGCCGATCGAGCTGGAGAAGCGCACCGCGGCCAACACCCCGCTGCCCACCGCGAGCGTGGACGGGCTGTCCGGCCTGGCGGAGATGATCGCCCACAGCGGCGGACGGGCCGACCTGGCGGACCTCGCCGACGACCTCGGCCTGGAGATCGACGACATCCTGCCCCTCGTCGACGCCCTCGACCTCCTCGGCTTCGCCGCCGTGCACGGTGACGACCTGCTGCTGACCGACACCGGTTCCGAGTTCGCCGGCGCCGACGTGCAGAAGTCCAAGAGCATCTTCGCCCAGGCGGCAGTCAACGCGCCGCTGGTGCGGCTGATCACCAGCAGCCTGCGCCAGAACCCGGACGGCACCCTGCGCGCCGGCTTCTTCCGCGACGTGCTGGCCCACCACTTCACCAGCGAGCAGGTCACCCGCCAGCTGGAGACGGCCACCGACTGGGGCCGTTATGCCGAGTTGTACTCGTACGACGCCGAGCCGCAGGAGTACCGGCTCGACGAGAACGACACCGCACGGGCTGTACGGAGGGGGTAG
- the lysA gene encoding diaminopimelate decarboxylase codes for MTTLHEPAVPSTSVELSVWPASTAEPRPGDLAVGGVSLAEIADRFGTPVYVLDENEVRDRCRTYRNAFPEAEVLYAAKAFLCRAMVHWMEEEGLGLDVCSAGELELAVTTGFPPERMVLHGNAKSPRDLETALRLGVGRIVIDSPSEIARLAAAVGPGGHQKVMVRVVPGISAGGHEKIRTGTDDQKFGLSISDGYAQHAITRILDQPQLELTGLHCHLGSQITSVKPYLAAMRRMVGLMARLREQHGLVLPELDLGGGHGIAYRPGDEALDLTTLARRVRTELAEACAAARLPVPRLIIEPGRAIAGPAGIALHHVLAVKRTGDQLFVAVDGGMSDNPRPALYGVRYAPRLIGRHSTADPARVTVVGRHCEAGDILAAEVELPDDVRPGDLLAVPVSGAYHLSMASGYNLLGRPPVAAVRDGHARLLVRRESPDDIRSRDVGL; via the coding sequence ATGACCACCCTTCACGAACCCGCCGTCCCTTCCACCTCCGTCGAGCTGTCGGTGTGGCCGGCCTCGACCGCCGAGCCCCGACCGGGCGACCTGGCCGTGGGCGGCGTATCGCTCGCGGAGATCGCCGACCGCTTCGGCACCCCCGTCTACGTCCTCGACGAGAACGAGGTCCGCGACCGCTGCCGTACCTACCGGAACGCCTTCCCCGAGGCCGAAGTCCTGTACGCGGCAAAGGCGTTCCTGTGCCGGGCCATGGTCCACTGGATGGAAGAGGAGGGTCTCGGCCTCGACGTCTGCTCCGCCGGCGAACTGGAACTCGCGGTCACCACCGGCTTCCCGCCGGAGCGGATGGTCCTGCACGGCAACGCCAAGTCCCCACGGGACCTGGAGACAGCCCTCCGCCTCGGCGTGGGCCGCATCGTCATCGACAGCCCGTCTGAGATCGCGCGGCTGGCCGCCGCCGTAGGCCCCGGGGGCCACCAGAAAGTCATGGTCCGCGTGGTGCCCGGCATCAGCGCCGGCGGCCACGAGAAGATCCGCACCGGCACGGACGACCAGAAGTTCGGCCTGTCCATCTCCGACGGCTACGCCCAGCACGCCATCACCCGCATACTCGATCAGCCACAACTCGAACTGACGGGCCTGCACTGCCACTTGGGCTCGCAGATCACGAGCGTCAAGCCGTACCTCGCCGCCATGCGCCGCATGGTCGGCCTCATGGCCAGACTGCGCGAGCAACACGGCCTGGTCCTGCCCGAACTCGACCTGGGCGGAGGCCACGGCATCGCCTACCGCCCCGGGGACGAGGCCCTCGATCTGACCACGCTGGCCCGCAGGGTGCGCACCGAGCTCGCCGAGGCGTGCGCCGCGGCCCGGCTCCCCGTGCCGCGCCTGATCATCGAACCGGGGCGTGCGATCGCCGGCCCGGCAGGCATCGCGCTCCACCACGTGCTGGCCGTGAAGCGCACGGGCGACCAGCTGTTCGTCGCGGTGGACGGCGGCATGAGCGACAACCCGCGGCCGGCACTGTACGGCGTGCGGTACGCACCACGCCTCATCGGCCGGCACAGCACCGCCGACCCGGCCCGAGTGACCGTCGTGGGCCGGCACTGCGAGGCCGGAGACATCCTGGCCGCCGAAGTCGAACTCCCCGACGACGTACGCCCGGGAGACCTGCTCGCCGTGCCGGTGTCCGGCGCCTACCACCTCTCCATGGCGTCCGGCTACAACCTGCTCGGCCGCCCACCGGTGGCCGCCGTACGCGACGGCCACGCCCGCCTCCTCGTACGCCGCGAGTCCCCGGACGACATCCGCAGCCGCGACGTGGGCCTGTAG
- a CDS encoding universal stress protein, whose protein sequence is MSESDSPSAARVVVGVSGSVSSLTTLCRAADEARHRGAELWPVLAWEPPGGDLSARRSPAASYLVEEWKRLARERLVAALVDVFGSTGTGLAAEALVVRGSPGRALVEIADREDDLLVIGAGPRGRLHRALWPSVGRYCLAHATCPVLAVPPSPLEAELAAAHRRNAWRLRLDTGHVEKEFETVPPDA, encoded by the coding sequence ATGTCCGAGTCCGACTCACCCTCAGCCGCTCGTGTCGTGGTCGGAGTGAGCGGCTCCGTGAGCAGTCTTACCACCCTGTGCCGGGCCGCCGACGAAGCACGGCACAGGGGTGCCGAGTTGTGGCCGGTGCTGGCCTGGGAGCCGCCCGGCGGGGATCTCTCCGCACGTCGTTCACCGGCTGCGTCCTACCTGGTCGAGGAGTGGAAACGGCTGGCGCGGGAGCGGCTGGTCGCGGCGCTCGTTGACGTGTTCGGCAGCACGGGCACGGGACTTGCGGCGGAGGCCCTAGTTGTCCGAGGTTCCCCGGGCCGGGCGCTGGTCGAGATCGCCGACCGCGAGGACGACCTCCTCGTCATCGGCGCCGGACCTCGCGGTCGCCTGCACCGCGCCCTGTGGCCGTCGGTCGGCCGCTACTGCCTCGCGCACGCCACCTGTCCCGTCCTCGCTGTGCCGCCGTCCCCCTTGGAGGCCGAACTGGCCGCCGCGCACCGCCGGAACGCCTGGCGGCTGCGATTGGACACCGGGCACGTGGAGAAGGAGTTCGAGACCGTGCCGCCTGATGCCTGA
- a CDS encoding ArsR/SmtB family transcription factor: MDTQGGVWDAGAAEQAVAVLKAVADPSRYRLLWALNEQELPVSRLAELIGAHVAATSQHLARLRAAGLVTSRREGTRIYYRAAGRQVRALLESAVLAGDAAGVPEDAAEADEVPAAVAQERPAAARARRRPVVEH; the protein is encoded by the coding sequence ATGGATACGCAAGGAGGAGTCTGGGACGCGGGTGCGGCCGAGCAGGCGGTGGCCGTGCTGAAGGCGGTGGCCGACCCGTCCAGGTACCGGCTGCTGTGGGCGCTGAACGAGCAGGAACTGCCGGTCAGCCGACTGGCGGAGCTGATCGGCGCGCACGTCGCGGCCACCTCCCAGCACCTGGCGAGGCTGCGCGCGGCCGGGCTGGTCACCTCCCGGCGCGAGGGCACGCGGATCTACTACCGGGCCGCCGGGCGGCAGGTGCGGGCGCTGTTGGAGAGCGCGGTGCTGGCGGGTGACGCCGCCGGAGTTCCGGAGGACGCGGCGGAGGCGGACGAGGTGCCCGCGGCCGTCGCACAGGAACGCCCTGCCGCGGCACGGGCCCGGCGCCGCCCGGTCGTCGAGCACTGA